From one Pseudomonas fluorescens genomic stretch:
- the quiC gene encoding 3-dehydroshikimate dehydratase QuiC yields the protein MQRSIATVSLSGTLPEKLEAIAAAGFDGVEIFENDLLYYAGSPREIRQRCADLGLAITLFQPFRDFEGCRRDRLARNLERAERKFDLMQELGTDLVLVCSTVAADSLGEPQLLVDDLRLLAERAGARGLRIGYEALAWGRHVNTWEQVWDIVKAADHANLGMILDSFHTLSLKGDPRAIAQVPGDKIFFVQMADAPILAMDVLEWSRHFRCFPGQGEFDLPGFLAPILASGYSGPLSLEIFNDGFRAAPPRANAADGLRSLLYLEEKTRQRLEQDRVAPASDDLLFAPPPASAYEGIEFLEFAVDDALGAKLGNWLERLGFTRAGVHRSKNVSLLRQGDINLILNAEPYSFAHNFFESHGPSLCATAIRVKDSAQALARAVAYHGQPYRGLVGPNERELAAVRAPDGSLIYLVDQDAQGRTIYDTDFSVQQQAGNSLGLTRIDHMALALPADGLDSWALFYKSVLDFSADDEVVLPDPYGLVKSRALRSRCSTIRLPLNISENRNTAIAHALSHYRGSGVHHIAFDCEDIFTAVKQAKEAGVALLDIPLNYYDDLAARFDFDEEFLSELAYYNVLYDRDAQGGELFHVYTEPFEERFFFEVLQRRNGYSGYGAANVAVRLAAMAKARAGAPAQAKL from the coding sequence ATGCAGCGTTCGATCGCCACCGTATCCTTGAGCGGTACTTTGCCAGAAAAACTCGAAGCCATCGCCGCCGCAGGCTTTGACGGCGTCGAGATCTTCGAAAATGACCTGCTGTACTACGCCGGCAGCCCGCGCGAAATTCGCCAGCGCTGCGCCGACCTGGGCCTGGCCATTACCCTGTTCCAGCCGTTTCGCGATTTCGAGGGCTGCCGCCGTGATCGCCTGGCGCGCAACCTGGAACGTGCCGAGCGCAAATTCGATCTGATGCAGGAGCTGGGCACCGATCTGGTGCTGGTGTGCAGCACCGTCGCCGCCGACTCCCTCGGTGAGCCCCAGCTGCTGGTGGATGACCTGCGCCTGCTGGCCGAGCGTGCTGGCGCCCGTGGCCTGCGCATCGGTTACGAAGCCCTGGCCTGGGGCCGCCATGTGAACACCTGGGAGCAGGTCTGGGACATCGTCAAAGCCGCCGACCATGCAAATCTTGGGATGATCCTCGACAGTTTCCACACCCTGTCGCTCAAGGGGGACCCACGGGCAATTGCCCAGGTGCCGGGGGACAAGATCTTCTTCGTGCAGATGGCCGATGCGCCGATCCTGGCCATGGACGTGCTGGAGTGGAGCCGGCATTTTCGCTGCTTCCCGGGGCAGGGCGAGTTTGACTTGCCGGGCTTTCTGGCACCGATCCTGGCCAGCGGTTACAGCGGCCCGCTGTCGCTGGAAATCTTCAACGATGGCTTTCGCGCCGCGCCGCCGCGGGCCAATGCCGCCGATGGCCTGCGCTCGCTGTTGTACCTGGAAGAGAAGACCCGCCAGCGCCTTGAGCAAGACCGCGTAGCGCCCGCCAGCGACGACCTGCTGTTCGCGCCACCGCCTGCCAGTGCTTACGAGGGTATCGAATTCCTTGAGTTTGCCGTCGACGACGCCCTGGGCGCCAAGCTGGGCAACTGGCTGGAGCGTCTGGGCTTTACCCGCGCCGGTGTGCACCGGTCGAAGAATGTCAGCCTGCTGCGCCAGGGCGACATCAATCTGATCCTCAACGCCGAACCTTATTCGTTCGCCCACAACTTCTTCGAAAGCCATGGCCCGTCGCTGTGCGCCACGGCGATCCGGGTCAAGGACAGCGCCCAGGCCCTGGCCCGTGCCGTGGCCTACCATGGCCAGCCCTATCGCGGCCTGGTCGGCCCCAACGAGCGCGAACTGGCGGCAGTACGCGCCCCGGACGGCAGCTTGATCTACCTGGTTGACCAGGACGCCCAGGGCCGGACCATCTACGACACCGACTTCAGTGTGCAGCAGCAAGCGGGCAACAGCCTCGGCCTGACCCGCATCGATCACATGGCCCTGGCCTTGCCGGCCGACGGCCTGGACAGCTGGGCGCTGTTCTACAAGAGCGTGCTGGACTTCAGTGCCGACGACGAAGTGGTGTTGCCCGACCCTTACGGCCTGGTCAAAAGCCGCGCCTTGCGCAGCCGCTGCAGCACCATCCGCCTGCCGCTGAACATTTCGGAAAACCGCAACACGGCGATTGCCCATGCCTTGTCGCATTACCGTGGTTCGGGTGTGCACCACATTGCGTTTGACTGCGAGGATATTTTTACCGCCGTCAAACAGGCCAAGGAAGCTGGCGTGGCCTTGCTCGACATCCCGCTCAACTACTACGACGACCTTGCCGCGCGCTTTGATTTTGACGAAGAGTTCCTCAGCGAGCTGGCCTACTACAACGTGCTCTATGACCGCGATGCCCAGGGCGGTGAGCTGTTTCATGTGTACACCGAGCCGTTCGAGGAG
- a CDS encoding MFS transporter, giving the protein MAVGKTRWVMLALVFFATTLNYIDRAALGVMQPILAKEMSWTAMDYANINFWFQVGYAIGFVLQGRLIDRVGVKRVFFCAVLLWSLATGAHGLATSAVGFMVCRFILGLTEAANYPACVKTTRLWFPAGERAVATGIFNAGTNVGAMFTPMLLPLILTVWGWQAAFIGMGALGLVWVVFWGLKYFNPEDHPSVSKEELAYVQSEVEPEQARVPFSRILRMRGTWAFALAYSLTAPVFWFYLYWLPPFLNQQYSLGISVTQMGIPLIVIYLSADFGSVGGGILSSFLIGRGMAPVKARLLSMLLFATTIIGVIFAAGASNLWVAVLAISLAIAAHQAWTANIWSLVMDYTPKHMMSTVFGFGGMCAAIGGMFMTQLVGYILTTTHNNYTLLFTMIPAMYFIALTWMYFMAPRKVPKVEA; this is encoded by the coding sequence ATGGCCGTCGGCAAGACCCGCTGGGTCATGCTCGCCCTGGTGTTCTTCGCCACCACCTTGAACTACATCGACCGCGCCGCCCTCGGGGTGATGCAGCCGATCCTGGCCAAGGAAATGAGCTGGACGGCGATGGATTACGCCAATATCAACTTCTGGTTCCAGGTCGGTTACGCCATCGGCTTCGTGCTCCAGGGCCGCTTGATCGACCGGGTCGGGGTCAAGCGCGTGTTCTTCTGCGCCGTGCTGCTCTGGAGCCTGGCCACCGGCGCCCACGGCCTGGCCACCTCGGCGGTGGGCTTCATGGTCTGCAGGTTCATTCTGGGCCTGACCGAAGCGGCCAACTACCCGGCCTGCGTCAAGACCACCCGCCTGTGGTTCCCGGCCGGTGAGCGGGCGGTAGCCACGGGCATCTTCAACGCCGGTACCAACGTCGGCGCCATGTTCACGCCAATGCTGCTGCCGCTGATTCTCACCGTCTGGGGCTGGCAAGCGGCGTTCATCGGCATGGGCGCACTGGGCCTGGTCTGGGTGGTGTTCTGGGGCCTGAAATACTTCAACCCGGAAGATCACCCGAGCGTCAGCAAGGAAGAACTCGCCTACGTGCAAAGCGAAGTGGAACCGGAACAGGCGCGCGTGCCGTTCTCACGGATCCTGCGCATGCGCGGCACCTGGGCCTTCGCCCTGGCCTACTCGTTGACCGCACCGGTGTTCTGGTTCTACCTGTATTGGCTGCCGCCGTTTCTCAATCAGCAATACAGCCTGGGCATCAGCGTGACGCAGATGGGCATCCCACTGATCGTCATCTACCTGAGTGCGGATTTCGGCAGTGTCGGCGGCGGCATTCTCTCGTCGTTCCTGATCGGTCGCGGCATGGCCCCGGTCAAGGCACGGCTGCTGTCGATGCTGTTGTTCGCCACCACCATCATTGGCGTGATCTTCGCCGCTGGCGCCAGCAACCTGTGGGTCGCGGTGCTGGCGATCTCCCTGGCCATCGCCGCGCACCAGGCCTGGACCGCCAACATCTGGAGCCTGGTGATGGACTACACGCCCAAGCACATGATGAGCACGGTGTTCGGTTTCGGCGGCATGTGCGCGGCCATTGGCGGCATGTTCATGACCCAGTTGGTCGGTTACATCCTCACCACCACCCACAACAATTACACCCTGCTGTTCACCATGATCCCGGCCATGTACTTCATCGCCCTGACCTGGATGTACTTTATGGCTCCGCGCAAGGTGCCGAAGGTCGAGGCTTAA
- a CDS encoding DMT family transporter, with the protein MPRPTALDAVSQPLKGIALVVLATFLFASHDALSKYLAGFYPILWVVWARYLVHTLLMMVIFLPQSGLRVLRTRRPGLQTLRALCLLGTSLLFTTALQYIPLAEATAVNFLAPLLVTALSLPLLGEKVTRGQWVAVLVSFVGVTVIIHPGGALFTPAVLLPFGSALCFCFYQLLTRKLSGTDSPTTSNFFTGLLNTLVMSAVVPMFWQTPSFVHGLMAVALGTCGMTAHLFLTQAFRHAPPAMLAPFSYCQIVFAGILGLVLFGHSPDMAGLVGIALICLSGLGAAWLQRRR; encoded by the coding sequence ATGCCCCGTCCCACTGCGCTCGACGCTGTCAGCCAACCGCTCAAGGGCATTGCCCTGGTGGTGCTGGCGACCTTTCTGTTCGCCAGCCACGACGCCTTGTCCAAGTACCTGGCGGGGTTCTATCCGATTCTCTGGGTGGTGTGGGCGCGCTATCTGGTGCACACCTTGCTGATGATGGTGATCTTCCTGCCGCAGTCGGGTCTGCGCGTGCTGCGTACGCGCAGGCCTGGGCTACAGACCTTGCGCGCCTTGTGCCTGCTCGGCACCAGCCTGTTGTTCACCACCGCCTTGCAGTACATACCGCTGGCTGAGGCGACGGCGGTGAACTTCCTGGCGCCGTTGCTGGTGACGGCATTGTCGCTGCCACTGCTGGGCGAGAAGGTCACGCGCGGGCAATGGGTGGCGGTGCTGGTGAGTTTTGTCGGGGTGACGGTGATCATCCATCCGGGCGGTGCGCTGTTCACCCCGGCGGTGTTGCTGCCATTCGGCTCGGCCTTGTGCTTTTGCTTCTACCAGTTGCTGACGCGCAAGCTCAGCGGTACCGACAGCCCGACCACCAGCAACTTCTTCACCGGCTTGCTCAACACTCTGGTGATGAGCGCCGTGGTGCCGATGTTCTGGCAAACCCCGAGCTTCGTTCATGGCCTGATGGCCGTGGCCCTGGGCACCTGCGGGATGACTGCGCACCTGTTCCTGACCCAGGCTTTTCGGCATGCGCCGCCGGCCATGCTGGCGCCGTTCAGTTACTGTCAGATCGTGTTCGCCGGGATCCTCGGCCTGGTGCTGTTCGGACACAGCCCGGACATGGCCGGGCTGGTCGGGATTGCCTTGATCTGTCTCAGCGGCCTGGGCGCCGCCTGGTTGCAGCGGCGCCGTTAA
- a CDS encoding sugar phosphate isomerase/epimerase family protein: MSQRVMSLAALTVLELSPVEMVEVAARAGYSHVGLRLEPATAEEHHFPLVADAGLRRQTAARLRDTGIKVLDVEILRLKPDTCLADFETLLAVGAEFGASELLVAGNDPDEQRQSDNFAALCDLAGQYGLHPHLEFMPWTDAKNLTQAWRIVEQAGRDNGGVLVDAFHFDRSASSLDELRQVPASRLRYAQLCDVAGPRPDDMAEILRQARNERRFPGDGHCDLPGLLRSLPQNIALSLEIPVRDQGLSALQRAQMALDKTQQLLRQL, from the coding sequence ATGAGCCAACGCGTGATGTCCCTCGCCGCCCTGACGGTACTCGAGCTGTCGCCTGTGGAAATGGTCGAGGTTGCCGCCCGCGCTGGCTACAGCCATGTCGGCCTGCGCCTGGAGCCGGCCACGGCCGAGGAGCATCACTTCCCGCTGGTGGCCGACGCCGGCTTGCGCCGACAGACCGCTGCGCGCCTGCGCGATACCGGCATCAAGGTGCTGGATGTGGAGATCCTGCGGCTCAAGCCCGACACTTGCCTGGCCGACTTCGAAACCCTGCTGGCCGTCGGCGCCGAGTTTGGCGCCAGCGAGTTGCTGGTGGCCGGCAACGACCCCGACGAGCAGCGCCAGAGCGACAACTTTGCTGCCCTGTGCGACCTGGCCGGGCAATACGGCTTGCACCCGCACCTGGAGTTCATGCCCTGGACCGATGCCAAGAACCTCACCCAGGCCTGGCGCATCGTCGAGCAGGCCGGGCGCGACAATGGCGGGGTGTTGGTCGATGCCTTTCACTTCGACCGCTCGGCTTCATCGCTGGATGAACTGCGCCAGGTCCCGGCCTCGCGGCTACGCTATGCACAGCTTTGCGACGTGGCCGGGCCGCGTCCGGACGACATGGCCGAGATCTTGCGGCAGGCACGCAATGAGCGGCGTTTTCCCGGTGATGGCCATTGCGACTTGCCCGGCCTGTTGCGTAGCCTGCCGCAGAACATCGCGCTGAGCCTGGAAATCCCCGTTCGCGACCAGGGCCTGAGTGCCTTGCAGCGGGCGCAGATGGCCCTGGACAAGACCCAACAGTTGCTCCGTCAACTCTGA
- a CDS encoding IclR family transcriptional regulator, with the protein MAGSQIERAFSLLERLTSDPRGLPLQTLAEELDIPKSATHRMLAELMRLGYVRQNAESNRYHLSTRLVAMGFRYLASSGADIVQPILDQLAQQTGELVRLGVIDGERQTWIAKAQGARSGLRYDPDMGRDAPLFYTASGHAWLSSLSDAQALLLVERQGIVDPAEFGPNAPKSNAELLERLRIAREHGYAWVVESSAVGTSALAAVVRHPLDGHAVGVLSVAGPSARMSEARMHELAPVLLAAVAELSAASPASELFV; encoded by the coding sequence ATGGCCGGCAGTCAGATCGAACGTGCGTTCAGCCTTCTCGAACGCCTTACCAGCGACCCGCGCGGGCTGCCCCTGCAGACCCTGGCCGAAGAGCTGGACATCCCCAAGAGCGCCACCCACCGCATGCTCGCCGAGCTGATGCGCCTGGGGTATGTACGCCAGAATGCCGAGAGCAACCGCTATCACCTGAGTACCCGGCTAGTGGCCATGGGTTTTCGCTACCTGGCCAGCAGTGGTGCCGATATCGTCCAGCCGATCCTCGATCAACTGGCCCAGCAGACCGGCGAGCTGGTGCGCCTGGGGGTGATCGACGGCGAGCGCCAGACCTGGATCGCCAAGGCCCAGGGCGCCCGCTCCGGTTTGCGCTACGACCCGGACATGGGCCGTGATGCGCCGTTGTTCTACACCGCCTCCGGGCATGCCTGGCTGTCGAGCCTGAGCGATGCCCAGGCCTTGTTGCTGGTGGAGCGCCAGGGGATTGTCGACCCCGCAGAGTTCGGCCCCAATGCGCCGAAGTCCAATGCCGAGCTGCTCGAACGCCTGCGCATTGCCCGCGAGCACGGCTATGCCTGGGTGGTGGAGAGCTCGGCGGTAGGTACTTCGGCCCTGGCGGCGGTGGTGCGTCACCCGCTCGATGGGCATGCGGTAGGGGTGCTCAGCGTTGCCGGGCCCAGTGCGCGGATGAGCGAGGCGCGCATGCATGAGCTGGCGCCGGTGTTGCTGGCGGCGGTGGCGGAATTGTCGGCGGCGAGCCCTGCGTCTGAGTTGTTTGTTTGA